In Microbacterium sp. AB, a single genomic region encodes these proteins:
- a CDS encoding OsmC family peroxiredoxin, protein MTVTSEASTVWTGPLLEGSGTVSFSSGVGAFPVDWKARSEGSAGTTTPEELIAAAHASCFSMALSSALARNGTPPERIDATASVTFKPGTGITGSHLNVSAVVPGLGAGAFQRIAEDAKTGCPVSQALAGVEISLEAVLA, encoded by the coding sequence ATGACCGTCACCAGCGAGGCCAGCACCGTCTGGACCGGCCCCCTCCTCGAGGGATCGGGCACCGTCTCGTTCTCCTCGGGCGTCGGGGCGTTCCCCGTCGACTGGAAGGCGCGCAGCGAGGGGTCCGCCGGCACGACCACGCCCGAGGAGCTCATCGCCGCGGCGCATGCGTCCTGCTTCAGCATGGCGCTCTCGAGCGCCCTCGCCCGGAACGGCACCCCGCCGGAGAGGATCGACGCCACGGCGTCGGTCACGTTCAAGCCCGGCACCGGGATCACGGGCAGCCACCTCAACGTCAGCGCGGTCGTCCCGGGCCTCGGCGCCGGGGCGTTCCAGCGGATCGCGGAGGACGCCAAGACCGGCTGCCCGGTCTCGCAAGCGCTCGCGGGGGTCGAGATCTCCCTCGAGGCCGTGCTCGCGTGA
- the chvE gene encoding multiple monosaccharide ABC transporter substrate-binding protein, whose translation MTNKKLLALGASAALALGLVSCASGGGDGGDDALADCNVGISMPTRSLERWINDGEQLKALLDDAGCTTDLQYADNQVNQQISQIQNQIAGGAKILVIAAIDGEALGPVLEEAAGQEATVIAYDRLINGSENVDYYATFDNYQVGQLQGQFIIDQLGLDDGEGPFNLEPFAGSPDDNNAAFFFGGAWDLLLPYVEGGQLVVPSGRAPSSSAGWASIGIPGWASDDAQAEMDNRLTSFYTGGERVDVVLSPNDSLALGIEASLRSAGYTVGEDWPIVTGQDADVANVQAILAGEQAMTVWKDTRALGNQVFEMIQSIDAGEEPEINDTETYDNGVKVVPSYLLEPEVVVADDVESKLVDSGFIDADDLGL comes from the coding sequence ATGACGAACAAGAAGCTCCTCGCGCTCGGGGCGAGCGCGGCGCTCGCGCTCGGCCTCGTCTCCTGCGCGTCCGGCGGCGGAGACGGCGGAGACGACGCTCTCGCCGACTGCAACGTCGGCATCTCGATGCCCACCCGCTCGCTCGAACGCTGGATCAACGACGGAGAGCAGCTCAAGGCCCTGCTCGACGACGCCGGATGCACGACGGACCTGCAGTACGCGGACAACCAGGTCAACCAGCAGATCAGCCAGATCCAGAACCAGATCGCCGGCGGCGCCAAGATCCTCGTCATCGCCGCGATCGACGGGGAGGCGCTGGGACCGGTCCTCGAGGAGGCCGCGGGGCAGGAGGCCACGGTGATCGCCTACGACCGGCTCATCAACGGCAGCGAGAACGTCGACTACTACGCGACCTTCGACAACTACCAGGTCGGCCAGCTGCAGGGACAGTTCATCATCGACCAGCTCGGCCTCGACGACGGCGAGGGGCCCTTCAACCTCGAGCCGTTCGCCGGCAGCCCCGACGACAACAACGCCGCGTTCTTCTTCGGCGGAGCGTGGGATCTGCTGCTGCCGTACGTCGAGGGCGGTCAGCTCGTCGTGCCCAGCGGCCGCGCGCCCTCGAGCTCGGCGGGATGGGCGAGCATCGGGATCCCGGGCTGGGCGTCCGACGACGCTCAGGCGGAGATGGACAACCGGCTCACCTCCTTCTACACGGGCGGCGAGCGCGTCGACGTCGTGCTGTCGCCGAACGACAGCCTGGCGCTCGGCATCGAGGCGTCCCTCCGCTCCGCCGGCTACACGGTGGGCGAGGACTGGCCGATCGTCACCGGACAGGACGCCGACGTCGCCAACGTCCAGGCCATCCTCGCGGGAGAGCAGGCGATGACCGTGTGGAAGGACACGCGGGCCCTCGGCAACCAGGTGTTCGAGATGATCCAGTCGATCGACGCCGGCGAGGAGCCCGAGATCAACGACACCGAGACCTACGACAACGGGGTGAAGGTCGTGCCCTCGTACCTGCTCGAGCCGGAGGTGGTCGTGGCCGACGACGTCGAGAGCAAGCTCGTCGACTCCGGCTTCATCGACGCCGACGATCTCGGCCTCTGA
- a CDS encoding TIGR01777 family oxidoreductase — MTGSTLSRVVVAGSSGLIGRALVDDLRASGVDVTRLVRRAPSAPDEVRWLDAPSIDPAVLAGADAVVNLCGASVGRLPWTPGYRRELRASRLTPTRVLARAIRQLEEPPLFVSASAAGIYGSAPGRRLAEDAGPGDGFLAELCRDWEEAAREAGDRVASLRTAPVVHPGAVLKPLIPLARLGAAGPLGPGDQVWAWISLDDAVGAVRHVLEHRLTGPVNLAGPAPVTASGFVRALARRLRRPFWLPAPAWGVRALLGRDFADAMLLSDADVVPAVLQGSGYAFAQKSVETAIAAVVPAP; from the coding sequence ATGACGGGCTCGACCCTGTCCCGCGTCGTCGTGGCCGGCTCATCCGGCCTCATCGGACGCGCGCTCGTCGACGACCTGCGCGCCTCGGGCGTCGACGTGACGCGGCTGGTCCGCAGAGCGCCCTCCGCCCCGGACGAGGTGCGCTGGCTCGACGCGCCGAGCATCGACCCCGCCGTCCTGGCCGGTGCCGACGCGGTCGTGAACCTCTGCGGGGCGAGCGTCGGGCGTCTGCCCTGGACGCCGGGGTACCGCAGGGAGCTCCGCGCCTCGCGGCTGACGCCGACGCGCGTCCTCGCCCGCGCGATCCGCCAGCTCGAGGAGCCTCCCCTGTTCGTCTCCGCGAGCGCGGCCGGCATCTACGGCTCGGCACCGGGACGCCGGCTCGCGGAGGACGCCGGACCGGGCGACGGCTTCCTGGCAGAGCTCTGCCGGGACTGGGAGGAGGCCGCCCGGGAGGCCGGCGACCGCGTCGCCTCGCTGCGCACGGCGCCCGTCGTCCATCCCGGCGCGGTGCTGAAGCCCCTCATCCCCCTCGCGCGGCTCGGCGCCGCCGGCCCTCTCGGCCCGGGAGACCAGGTCTGGGCCTGGATCTCGCTCGACGACGCCGTCGGCGCCGTCCGGCACGTCCTCGAGCATCGCCTCACGGGCCCGGTGAACCTCGCCGGCCCGGCCCCCGTCACCGCGAGCGGGTTCGTCCGCGCGCTCGCCCGCCGGCTCCGGCGCCCGTTCTGGCTCCCGGCTCCCGCGTGGGGCGTCCGCGCCCTGCTCGGCCGCGACTTCGCCGACGCCATGCTGCTGTCCGACGCCGACGTCGTGCCGGCGGTGCTGCAGGGGTCGGGCTACGCGTTCGCGCAGAAGTCCGTCGAGACGGCGATCGCCGCAGTCGTCCCCGCGCCCTGA
- a CDS encoding 4-hydroxy-tetrahydrodipicolinate reductase — MTTRVALVGGTGKLGGIIRGVVDDLDGFEVTAVLGSRSDLSELDGAGLVIDASTPAVSIDVVRAAAARGVNVLVGTSGWSSERLALVRPLIAAAGTGAVFIPNFSLGSVLGTALAAAAAPFFPFAEIVEAHRDTKIDSPSGTAVRTAELIAAARATPVEAPHVDQRARGQQVASVPVHSLRRPGVIARQEAILSGAGESLSFVHDTVDSAAAYTPGIRIAVAHAARARGVVVGLESFIDIGIGVPAAAVAQPSDDALARAETAAGS, encoded by the coding sequence ATGACGACACGCGTGGCCCTTGTCGGCGGCACCGGCAAGCTCGGCGGCATCATCCGCGGGGTCGTCGACGACCTCGACGGCTTCGAGGTCACGGCCGTGCTCGGCTCCCGCAGCGACCTCTCGGAGCTGGACGGGGCGGGTCTCGTGATCGACGCCTCCACGCCCGCCGTGAGCATCGACGTCGTGCGCGCCGCGGCCGCGCGCGGCGTCAACGTGCTCGTCGGCACGAGCGGATGGTCGTCGGAGCGCCTCGCCCTCGTGCGCCCGCTCATCGCCGCCGCCGGCACGGGTGCCGTGTTCATCCCGAACTTCTCGCTCGGCTCCGTGCTGGGCACGGCGCTCGCCGCGGCGGCGGCGCCGTTCTTCCCGTTCGCCGAGATCGTCGAGGCGCATCGCGACACGAAGATCGACTCGCCCAGCGGCACGGCGGTGCGCACGGCCGAGCTCATCGCGGCCGCCCGCGCGACACCCGTCGAGGCGCCCCACGTCGACCAGCGTGCGCGCGGCCAGCAGGTCGCGAGCGTCCCGGTCCACTCCCTCCGGCGCCCCGGCGTCATCGCGCGCCAGGAGGCGATCCTCTCCGGGGCCGGCGAGTCGCTCTCCTTCGTGCACGACACGGTCGACTCCGCCGCCGCGTACACGCCGGGCATCCGCATCGCGGTCGCCCACGCCGCTCGTGCACGGGGCGTCGTGGTGGGCCTGGAGAGCTTCATCGACATCGGCATCGGAGTCCCTGCGGCGGCCGTCGCACAGCCGTCCGACGACGCCCTGGCGCGGGCCGAGACCGCGGCCGGATCATGA
- a CDS encoding polyribonucleotide nucleotidyltransferase, which yields MEGPEITAAEAVLDNGRYGTRTIRFETGRLAQQAQGAVAAYLDEETMLLSATSASKNPREGFDFFPLTVDVEERSYAAGKIPGSFFRREGRPSTEAILVCRLIDRPLRPSFVDGLRNEIQIVVTVLSIAPGEFYDALAINAASASTQISGLPFSGPIAGVRLALIPGQAGNDDQWVAFPNAELLESAVFDLIVAGRVVQGADGSEDVAIMMVEAEATEASWNLVKAGATKPNEEIVAQGLEASKPFIKQLVAAQAEMAAKSSKAPLEFPVFPPYSQETYDFVAAAAQDDLEKVYRIADKQERQSADDEVKARVKAALVERTEAGDLPAAAPLEFGAAYKSVTKKIVRGRILAEGVRMDGRGLADIRPLDAEVQVIPRVHGSAIFQRGETQILGVTTLNMLKMEQQIDSLSPVTHKRYLHHYNFPPYSTGETGRVGSPKRREIGHGFLAERALAPVLPSREEFPYAIRQVSEALGSNGSTSMGSVCASTLSLLSAGVPLRAPVAGIAMGLVSDEVDGQTRYAALTDILGAEDALGDMDFKVAGTSEFVTAIQLDTKLDGIPSEVLAGALTQAKDARLRILEVLNAAIDAPDEMAPTAPRVISVQIPVDKIGELIGPKGKTINSIQDETGAQISIEDDGTVYIGAVDGPSAEAARASVNAIANPTNPEIGDQFLGTAVNIAKFGVFVSLLPGKDGLLHVTELRKLNGGKRVEAIEDVVSVGQKILVRISKVDDRGKLSLEIVDEDAAPAVETSDEVPVDA from the coding sequence TTGGAAGGTCCTGAAATCACCGCCGCCGAGGCCGTTCTCGACAACGGCCGCTACGGCACCCGCACAATCCGCTTCGAGACGGGCCGTCTCGCGCAGCAGGCGCAGGGCGCCGTCGCCGCGTACCTCGACGAGGAGACGATGCTGCTCTCCGCGACGAGCGCGTCGAAGAACCCCCGCGAGGGCTTCGACTTCTTCCCGCTGACGGTCGACGTCGAGGAGCGCTCGTACGCCGCCGGGAAGATCCCCGGCTCGTTCTTCCGCCGGGAGGGCCGCCCCTCCACCGAGGCCATCCTCGTGTGCCGCCTCATCGACCGTCCGCTGCGCCCGTCGTTCGTCGACGGCCTCCGCAACGAGATCCAGATCGTCGTCACGGTGCTCTCGATCGCGCCGGGCGAGTTCTACGACGCCCTCGCGATCAACGCCGCATCGGCGTCGACGCAGATCTCGGGCCTGCCCTTCTCCGGCCCCATCGCCGGCGTGCGCCTCGCCCTCATCCCCGGCCAGGCCGGGAACGACGACCAGTGGGTCGCGTTCCCCAACGCCGAGCTGCTCGAGTCGGCCGTCTTCGACCTCATCGTCGCGGGCCGCGTCGTCCAGGGGGCCGACGGCTCCGAGGACGTCGCGATCATGATGGTCGAGGCCGAGGCCACGGAGGCGAGCTGGAACCTCGTCAAGGCCGGCGCGACCAAGCCCAACGAGGAGATCGTCGCCCAGGGCCTCGAGGCCTCCAAGCCGTTCATCAAGCAGCTCGTCGCGGCGCAGGCCGAGATGGCCGCGAAGTCGTCGAAGGCCCCGCTGGAGTTCCCGGTCTTCCCGCCGTACAGCCAGGAGACCTACGACTTCGTCGCCGCGGCGGCGCAGGACGACCTGGAGAAGGTCTACCGGATCGCCGACAAGCAGGAGCGCCAGAGCGCGGACGACGAGGTCAAGGCCCGCGTCAAGGCCGCCCTCGTGGAGAGGACGGAGGCCGGAGATCTTCCCGCCGCCGCCCCGCTCGAGTTCGGCGCGGCGTACAAGTCGGTCACGAAGAAGATCGTCCGCGGGCGCATCCTCGCCGAGGGCGTCCGCATGGACGGCCGCGGTCTCGCGGACATCCGCCCGCTCGACGCCGAGGTGCAGGTCATCCCGCGCGTGCACGGGTCGGCGATCTTCCAGCGCGGCGAGACCCAGATCCTGGGCGTCACCACGCTGAACATGCTCAAGATGGAGCAGCAGATCGACTCGCTCTCGCCGGTGACGCACAAGCGCTACCTGCACCACTACAACTTCCCGCCGTACTCGACCGGCGAGACCGGCCGCGTGGGAAGCCCCAAGCGTCGCGAGATCGGCCACGGCTTCCTGGCCGAGCGCGCGCTCGCGCCCGTGCTCCCCAGCCGCGAGGAGTTCCCCTACGCCATCCGTCAGGTGTCCGAGGCCCTCGGGTCGAACGGCTCCACCTCGATGGGCTCGGTCTGCGCGTCGACGCTGTCGCTGCTCAGCGCCGGCGTGCCGCTGCGCGCTCCCGTCGCGGGCATCGCGATGGGTCTCGTCTCCGACGAGGTCGACGGCCAGACCCGCTACGCGGCGCTGACCGACATCCTGGGCGCCGAGGACGCGCTCGGCGACATGGACTTCAAGGTGGCGGGGACGAGCGAGTTCGTCACGGCGATCCAGCTCGACACCAAGCTCGACGGCATCCCCTCGGAGGTGCTCGCCGGTGCGCTGACCCAGGCGAAGGACGCGCGTCTGCGCATCCTCGAGGTCCTGAACGCCGCGATCGACGCCCCCGACGAGATGGCTCCCACGGCTCCGCGCGTCATCAGCGTGCAGATCCCGGTCGACAAGATCGGCGAGCTCATCGGCCCCAAGGGCAAGACGATCAACTCCATCCAGGACGAGACGGGCGCCCAGATCTCGATCGAGGACGACGGCACCGTGTACATCGGCGCGGTCGACGGGCCCTCGGCCGAGGCCGCCCGCGCCTCGGTCAACGCGATCGCCAACCCGACCAACCCGGAGATCGGCGACCAGTTCCTCGGCACCGCGGTCAACATCGCCAAGTTCGGCGTGTTCGTCTCGCTGCTCCCGGGCAAGGACGGCCTGCTGCACGTCACCGAGCTGCGCAAGCTCAACGGCGGCAAGCGCGTCGAGGCCATCGAGGACGTCGTGAGCGTGGGTCAGAAGATCCTCGTGCGCATCTCGAAGGTCGACGACCGCGGAAAGCTGTCGCTCGAGATCGTCGACGAGGACGCGGCCCCGGCCGTCGAGACGTCCGACGAGGTTCCCGTCGACGCCTGA
- a CDS encoding histidine phosphatase family protein, which translates to MTHYIYLVRHGEHQYAEHGLEDGPLSARGERQASLLADRLSGVPFDDVWHSPLVRAAETARIIAERMPAVEPVPHALLFDCVPTGMTDETPAVFESFFGGITDEQIEAGKAQMADAVNQFLVRRNGDVHELLITHNFVIAWLVREVLGAPDWRWMTLNQANCGLTIISQRQGRPWNLVAYNDLAHLPFELRTGLPETSPV; encoded by the coding sequence GTGACGCACTACATCTACCTCGTCCGGCACGGTGAGCATCAATACGCCGAGCACGGGCTCGAGGACGGTCCGCTCTCGGCGCGCGGCGAGCGGCAGGCGTCGCTCCTCGCCGACAGGCTGTCCGGCGTGCCGTTCGACGACGTCTGGCACTCGCCCCTCGTCCGTGCGGCCGAGACGGCCCGGATCATCGCCGAGCGGATGCCCGCGGTCGAGCCGGTGCCGCACGCCCTGCTGTTCGACTGCGTCCCGACCGGCATGACCGATGAGACGCCCGCGGTGTTCGAGTCGTTCTTCGGCGGAATCACCGACGAGCAGATCGAGGCGGGCAAGGCGCAGATGGCCGACGCGGTGAACCAGTTCCTCGTGCGCAGGAACGGCGACGTCCACGAGCTGCTCATCACGCACAACTTCGTGATCGCCTGGCTCGTGCGCGAGGTCCTCGGCGCCCCCGACTGGCGCTGGATGACCCTGAACCAGGCGAACTGCGGTCTCACGATCATCTCGCAGCGCCAGGGGCGGCCGTGGAACCTCGTCGCCTACAACGACCTCGCGCACCTGCCGTTCGAGCTGCGCACGGGGCTCCCCGAGACGAGCCCCGTCTGA
- a CDS encoding tetratricopeptide repeat protein, translating into MRTRVGVVVMAALLLLYIVVVGQKAVAALGIGISTRQPVLVVMGAAMIVLPLIALWGLGRELWFGWRAERLARRLEHEGGLPTDVVGASPTGRITRADGDALFPKYRAQVERDEGDWRAWYRLSLAYSAAGDTRRARGAVREAIRLEGAESTAEAAR; encoded by the coding sequence ATGAGGACCCGCGTCGGCGTCGTCGTGATGGCGGCCCTCCTCCTCCTCTACATCGTCGTCGTCGGGCAGAAGGCGGTGGCCGCGCTCGGCATCGGCATCTCCACGCGCCAGCCGGTGCTCGTCGTCATGGGCGCCGCGATGATCGTGCTCCCGCTCATCGCCCTCTGGGGGCTCGGCCGGGAGCTGTGGTTCGGGTGGCGCGCGGAGCGGCTCGCCCGCCGTCTCGAGCACGAGGGCGGGCTCCCGACCGACGTCGTCGGCGCCTCGCCGACCGGCAGGATCACGCGCGCGGACGGCGACGCCCTGTTCCCGAAGTACCGTGCGCAGGTCGAGCGGGACGAGGGCGACTGGCGTGCGTGGTACCGCCTGAGCCTCGCCTACTCCGCCGCCGGCGACACCCGGCGCGCCCGTGGAGCCGTCCGCGAGGCCATCCGGCTCGAGGGCGCGGAGTCGACCGCGGAGGCCGCGCGCTGA
- the mmsA gene encoding multiple monosaccharide ABC transporter ATP-binding protein, whose amino-acid sequence MSDDLILRMVDITKEFSGVRALDGVSLDVRRGEVHAVCGENGAGKSTLMKVLSGVHPVGSFAGTIEFEGRPAAFRSINDSEAEGIVIIHQELALSPHLSVAENIFLGNEVATRGVIDWNSTNREAAKLLERVGLDENPATRISELGVGKQQLVEIAKALSKRVKLLILDEPTAALNDEDSGHLLDLIDQLRAQGITCIVISHKLREVIRIADTITVIRDGRTIESMPREEATEARVIRAMVGRDLHRMFPPREPRIGDELFRVENWTVHHPLDPGRAVVEDASFVVRAGEIVGFAGLMGAGRTELAMSVFGRSYGTNISGRAYKNGREIQLRTVREAIRNGLAYATEDRKRYGLNLIGDITVNVSAAALARLARFGVIDPHREYKVAESYRQKMNIKAPTVASLAGELSGGNQQKVVLSKWIFAGPDVLILDEPTRGIDVGAKYEIYGIINELAAQGKAIVVISSELPEVIGLSDRIYAISEGRITGEVARADATQETLMHYMTAGRN is encoded by the coding sequence ATGAGCGACGACCTCATCCTCCGGATGGTCGACATCACGAAGGAGTTCAGCGGAGTCAGGGCGCTCGACGGCGTCTCGCTCGACGTGCGGCGCGGCGAGGTCCACGCCGTCTGCGGCGAGAACGGCGCGGGGAAGTCGACGCTCATGAAGGTGCTCAGCGGCGTGCACCCCGTCGGGAGCTTCGCCGGCACGATCGAGTTCGAGGGCCGCCCCGCGGCGTTCAGGAGCATCAACGACAGCGAGGCCGAGGGCATCGTCATCATCCATCAGGAGCTGGCCCTGAGCCCGCACCTGTCCGTGGCGGAGAACATCTTCCTCGGGAACGAGGTCGCCACCCGCGGCGTCATCGACTGGAACAGCACCAATCGGGAGGCGGCGAAGCTCCTGGAGCGCGTGGGCCTCGACGAGAACCCCGCGACGCGCATCTCCGAGCTCGGCGTCGGCAAGCAGCAGCTCGTGGAGATCGCGAAGGCCCTGTCGAAGCGCGTCAAGCTCCTCATCCTCGACGAGCCGACCGCCGCGCTCAACGACGAGGACTCCGGCCACCTGCTCGATCTCATCGATCAGCTGCGCGCCCAGGGCATCACCTGCATCGTCATCTCCCACAAGCTCAGGGAGGTGATCCGGATCGCCGACACCATCACCGTGATCCGCGACGGCAGGACGATCGAGTCGATGCCGAGGGAGGAGGCGACCGAGGCGCGGGTCATCCGGGCGATGGTCGGCCGCGACCTGCACAGGATGTTCCCGCCCAGGGAGCCGCGGATCGGCGACGAGCTGTTCCGCGTCGAGAACTGGACGGTCCACCATCCCCTCGATCCCGGGCGGGCCGTCGTCGAGGACGCGAGCTTCGTCGTGCGGGCGGGCGAGATCGTCGGCTTCGCCGGTCTGATGGGCGCGGGCCGCACGGAGCTCGCGATGAGCGTCTTCGGCCGCTCGTACGGCACGAACATCAGCGGCCGGGCGTACAAGAACGGCCGCGAGATCCAGCTCCGCACCGTGCGGGAGGCCATCCGCAACGGCCTCGCGTACGCGACCGAGGACCGCAAGCGCTACGGGCTCAACCTCATCGGGGACATCACCGTGAACGTCTCGGCGGCCGCCCTCGCGCGTCTCGCGCGGTTCGGCGTCATCGATCCCCACCGCGAGTACAAGGTCGCCGAGAGCTATCGCCAGAAGATGAACATCAAGGCGCCCACCGTCGCCTCCCTCGCGGGCGAGCTCTCGGGCGGCAACCAGCAGAAGGTCGTCCTGAGCAAGTGGATCTTCGCGGGCCCCGACGTGCTCATCCTCGACGAGCCCACGCGAGGCATCGACGTGGGCGCGAAGTACGAGATCTACGGCATCATCAACGAGCTCGCGGCGCAGGGGAAGGCGATCGTCGTCATCTCCTCGGAGCTGCCCGAGGTCATCGGCCTCTCGGATCGCATCTACGCCATCTCCGAGGGGCGCATCACGGGCGAGGTCGCCCGCGCGGACGCCACCCAGGAGACCCTCATGCACTACATGACCGCCGGAAGGAACTGA
- a CDS encoding glycosyltransferase family 4 protein → MRVALFAESFLPHMNGVTNSVLQVVRHLEAAGHETLVVAPGTARRRPDAAEGRTTLVPSFPLPSYPDVRIALAPARRVRRILEGFEPDVVHLASPFVLGWQAAVTADALRVPTVAVYQTDVVSYTERYGVPGAASVAAAHVARLHRRSTLTLVPSSAAQAQLEGLGVGRLRRWGRGVDAERFSPARRSESWRARVAPGERIVGYVGRLAPEKQVEDLRAVSDIPGARLVIVGDGPERARLERLLPGAVFTGFLGGADLAEALASFDVFVHPGESETFCQTVQEALASGVPVVATGRGGPVDLVRSSVDGWLYRPGDLGDLRGRVTDLLGDESKRRSFGAAAHARVRSRTWAALTAQLVGHYRDARTAGAAVTARVAAGPRPIRYLFE, encoded by the coding sequence GTGAGAGTCGCGCTCTTCGCCGAATCCTTCCTCCCCCACATGAACGGGGTCACGAACTCCGTCCTCCAGGTGGTGCGCCATCTCGAGGCGGCGGGGCACGAGACGCTCGTCGTCGCGCCGGGCACGGCTCGCCGGAGGCCGGACGCCGCGGAGGGGCGCACGACGCTCGTCCCCTCCTTCCCACTCCCCTCCTACCCCGATGTGCGCATCGCGCTCGCCCCCGCCCGGCGCGTGCGCCGGATCCTCGAGGGCTTCGAGCCGGACGTCGTGCACCTCGCGTCGCCGTTCGTCCTGGGCTGGCAGGCCGCCGTGACCGCCGACGCCCTGCGCGTCCCGACGGTCGCGGTCTATCAGACCGACGTCGTCTCCTACACCGAGCGGTACGGCGTGCCGGGTGCGGCGTCGGTCGCGGCGGCCCACGTCGCGCGCCTGCACAGGCGCTCCACTCTCACCCTCGTCCCCTCGTCGGCCGCGCAGGCACAGCTCGAGGGCCTCGGCGTCGGCCGTCTCCGGCGCTGGGGGCGCGGCGTCGACGCCGAGCGCTTCTCCCCCGCGAGACGTTCCGAGAGCTGGCGGGCGCGGGTCGCTCCCGGCGAGCGGATCGTCGGCTACGTCGGGAGGCTCGCCCCCGAGAAGCAGGTCGAGGACCTCCGCGCGGTGAGCGACATCCCCGGGGCGCGGCTCGTCATCGTCGGCGACGGCCCCGAGCGAGCGCGGCTCGAGCGCCTGCTGCCCGGCGCCGTGTTCACCGGCTTCCTCGGCGGCGCCGACCTCGCGGAGGCGCTCGCGAGCTTCGACGTCTTCGTGCACCCGGGCGAGAGCGAGACGTTCTGCCAGACGGTGCAGGAGGCGCTCGCGAGCGGCGTCCCCGTCGTCGCGACGGGTCGCGGCGGCCCCGTCGACCTCGTGCGGAGCAGCGTGGACGGCTGGCTCTACCGCCCCGGCGACCTCGGCGATCTGCGCGGTCGCGTGACGGACCTCCTCGGCGACGAGTCCAAGCGGCGCTCGTTCGGCGCCGCGGCGCACGCGCGCGTCCGCTCCCGCACGTGGGCCGCGCTCACGGCGCAGCTCGTCGGCCACTACCGCGACGCCCGCACGGCGGGCGCCGCCGTCACGGCGCGCGTCGCGGCCGGACCGAGACCAATTCGTTATTTGTTTGAGTAG
- a CDS encoding aldo/keto reductase, with the protein MDAGSPRERPDASPVRDLDEAARLASAAAPTQAIRIGADRHPSAPLPAVGPGVGAGVRAPLGGSGIDVFPLMLGGAEFGWNIDRAAAFAVLDHYAELGGNALHTADSFGAGRSELILGQWAASRGVRDDIVLAVRVGGHPDNPGLGSVNLVRAVEASLERLATDRMDVLYLDASSSPPGSLEDALATAEWLVETGKVRAVGAYGLAADQLVEARILSSAGYPRLEAIDIPYSLMRRADYEGDLRFVAGAQGLAVTPSHALGHGFLSGVHRSRLGIGHSVRAEQLSKLMNRRGTKVLRALDTVAAELELPHAAVAIAWLLAQRGVVAPIVNAFTPAHVDELMRGVGVLLGRAHRAELARAAD; encoded by the coding sequence ATGGATGCAGGTTCACCGCGCGAGCGGCCCGATGCCTCGCCCGTCCGCGACCTCGACGAGGCCGCCCGCCTCGCGTCGGCGGCGGCGCCGACGCAGGCGATCCGCATCGGCGCCGATCGTCATCCGTCGGCGCCGCTTCCCGCCGTCGGCCCCGGCGTCGGCGCGGGGGTGCGTGCGCCCCTCGGCGGCTCCGGGATCGACGTCTTCCCGCTCATGCTCGGGGGCGCGGAGTTCGGCTGGAACATCGACCGGGCGGCCGCGTTCGCCGTGCTCGACCACTACGCGGAGCTCGGCGGCAACGCGCTGCACACGGCCGACAGCTTCGGCGCCGGCCGCAGCGAGCTCATCCTCGGGCAGTGGGCGGCGTCGCGCGGCGTGCGAGACGACATCGTGCTCGCGGTGCGCGTCGGAGGGCACCCCGACAACCCGGGGCTCGGCTCGGTGAACCTCGTCCGCGCGGTCGAGGCCTCGCTCGAGCGCCTCGCGACCGACCGCATGGACGTGCTCTACCTGGACGCGTCGAGCTCGCCGCCCGGCTCGCTCGAGGACGCGCTCGCCACGGCCGAGTGGCTCGTCGAGACGGGGAAGGTCCGCGCCGTGGGGGCTTACGGCCTCGCGGCGGATCAGCTCGTCGAGGCGCGCATCCTCTCCTCGGCGGGCTATCCCCGGCTCGAGGCGATCGACATCCCCTACAGCCTCATGCGCCGCGCCGACTACGAGGGCGACCTGCGCTTCGTCGCGGGGGCCCAGGGGCTCGCCGTCACGCCGTCGCATGCGCTCGGGCACGGCTTCCTCTCCGGGGTCCACCGCTCGCGTCTCGGCATCGGCCACTCGGTGCGCGCCGAGCAGCTGTCGAAGCTCATGAACCGCCGCGGGACGAAGGTGCTGAGAGCGCTCGACACGGTCGCGGCCGAGCTGGAGCTGCCCCATGCCGCCGTCGCGATCGCCTGGCTGCTGGCGCAGCGCGGGGTGGTCGCGCCGATCGTCAACGCCTTCACCCCGGCGCACGTCGACGAGCTGATGCGGGGAGTGGGCGTGCTCCTCGGGCGGGCGCATCGCGCGGAGCTGGCCAGGGCCGCCGACTGA